In Calonectris borealis chromosome 8, bCalBor7.hap1.2, whole genome shotgun sequence, a single genomic region encodes these proteins:
- the PRKAB2 gene encoding 5'-AMP-activated protein kinase subunit beta-2 isoform X2, whose amino-acid sequence MGNTTSERVSGERHGSKSHRSDGSGAPHPAKEHPHKIMVGSTDDPSVFSSHDSKIPGDKEFVSWQPDLEESVKPSQQARPTVIRWADGGKEVFISGSFNNWSTKIPLIKSHNDFVAILDLPEGEHQYKFFVDGQWVHDPSEPVVTSQMGTINNLIHVKKSDFEVFDALKVDSLESSETSDLSSSPPGPYSQEMYVYRPEERFKSPPILPPHLLQVILNKDTNISCDPALLPEPNHVMLNHLYALSIKDGVMVLSATHRYKKKYVTTLLYKPI is encoded by the exons ATGGGGAACACCACCAGTGAGCGAGTGTCTGGGGAGCGCCATGGCTCCAAGTCCCACCGCTCGGATGGTTCCGGTGCCCCGCACCCTGCCAAGGAGCACCCACACAAGATCATGGTGGGCAGCACCGACGACCCCAGTGTTTTCAGCTCCCACGACTCCAAG ATTCCTGGGGACAAGGAGTTTGTGTCATGGCAGCCAGATCTGGAGGAGTCAGTGAAACCATCCCAACAAGCTCGTCCCACTGTCATACGCTGGGCCGATGGAGGCAAAGAGGTCTTCATCTCCGGATCTTTCAACAACTGGAGCACCAAGATCCCGCTCATCAAGAG CCACAACGACTTTGTTGCTATCCTGGACCTCCCAGAAGGAGAGCACCAGTACAAATTTTTTGTGGACGGCCAGTGGGTCCATGACCCATCTGAG CCTGtggtcaccagccagatgggGACGATTAACAACCTGATTCACGTCAAAAAGTCTGACTTTGAGGTGTTCGATGCTTTGAAGGTGGATTCCCTGGAGAGCTCAGAAACCTCAG ACTTATCAAGCTCACCACCTGGTCCTTACAGCCAAGAGATGTACGTATACCGGCCTGAGGAGCGCTTCAAATCCCCACCCATCCTCCCGCCTCACCTCCTCCAGGTTATCCTCAACAAGGACACCAATATCTCG TGTGACCCAGCGCTGCTGCCCGAACCCAACCACGTCATGCTCAATCACCTCTACGCGCTCTCCATCAAG GACGGCGTGATGGTGCTCAGTGCCACGCATCGCTACAAGAAGAAGTACGTCACCACGCTGCTGTACAAGCCCATCTGA
- the PLPP6 gene encoding polyisoprenoid diphosphate/phosphate phosphohydrolase PLPP6, whose translation MPSPRSSRERRAGSSSRLEFLSLVSQRSPGAPDSPSRRKESGSSAAAPLPEEDCMRLNPSFLGIALSSLLAIDLWASKRLGVCAGEGSAWGSARPLMKVIEVSGHGIPWLLGTFYGLCQSDSSAAREVLLNLLFALLLDLVLVAVVKGLVKRRRPTHNKMDMFVTISVDKYSFPSGHATRAALVCRFVLHHLVLAVPLRVLVVLWAVIVGVSRVMLGRHNVTDVLFGLLLGYALYSVVEYCWLSPLSAPALFALWSH comes from the exons ATGCCGAGCCCCCGGAGCAGCCGCGAGCGACGcgccggcagcagcagccgcctggAGTTCTTGTCCCTCGTGAGCCAgcgcagccccggcgccccggaCAGCCCGTCACGCCGCAAGGAGTCGGGCAGCTccgcggcggccccgctgcccgaGGAGGACTGCATGAGGCTGAACCCCTCCTTCCTGGGCATCGCCCTCAGCTCCCTGCTTGCCATCGACCTCTGGGCCTCCAAGCGCCTGGGCGTCTGCGCCGGGGAGGGCTCGGCCTGGGGCAGCGCACGCCCCCTCATGAAGGTCATCGAGGTTTCGGGGCACGGCATCCCCTGGCTGCTGGGCACCTTCTACGGGCTCTGCCAGAGCGACAGCTCAGCGGCCAGGGAGGTGCTGCTCAACCTGCTCTTCG CATTGCTGCTGGATCTCGTGCTGGTGGCAGTGGTGAAAGGGCTCGTCAAGCGGCGGCGGCCCACCCACAACAAGATGGACATGTTTGTCACCATCTCAGTGGACAAGTATTCCTTTCCGTCGGGCCACGCCACCAGAGCCGCCTTGGTCTGCCGCTTCGTTCTGCACCACCTGGTGCTTGCCGTCCCACTGCGGGTCCTCGTGGTGCTCTGGGCTGTCATCGTCGGCGTTTCAAGGGTCATGCTAGGCAGGCACAACGTGACAGACGTGCTCTTCGGTTTGCTGCTGGGCTATGCGCTGTACAGCGTGGTGGAGTACTGCTGGCTGTCCCCGCTCAGCGCGCCTGCCCTCTTTGCGCTCTGGAGCCATTGA
- the FAM78B gene encoding protein FAM78B isoform X2 — protein MRAGAGDGRRGPFCSPPAGSRCRCPGVRAQGGRQGGVRGHRGSSGSSCCLPASLRHGRFVCTWRWSAWGRWSERRSSLVGGMAAACPLPLAGSSSAQMRLKPELGLSGRSSWELPDLREGRVKAISDSDGVSYPWYGNTTETVTLVGPTNKISRFSVSMNDNFYPSVTWAVPVSNSNVPLLTRIKRDQSFTTWLVAMNTTTKEKIILQTIKWRMRVDIEVDPMQLLGQRARLVGRTQQEQPRILSRMEPIPPNALVKPNANDAQVLMWRPKRGQPIVVIPPK, from the exons ATGCGAGCGGGGGCTGGAGATGGCCGGAGGGGTCCGTTCTGCAGCCCACCGGCGGGATCCCGCTGCCGGTGCCCGGGGGTGCGGGCGCAGGGCGGCAGGCAGGGCGGCGTGCGCGGGCACCGGGGCAGCAGCGGGTCCTCGTGCTGCCTGCCCGCGTCCTTGCGTCATGGCAGATTTGTTTGCACGTGGCGCTGGAGCGCTTGGGGTCGTTGGAGCGAGCGGAGATCATCTCTTGTCGGGGGGATGGCGGCCGCGTGTCCCCTGCCACTCGCAGGCAGCTCCAGCGCCCAGATGCGTTTGAAGCCAGAGCTTGGACTCAGCGGGAG GTCAAGCTGGGAGCTGCCCGACCTGCGAGAAGGAAGAGTTAAAGCCATCAGCGATTCGGATGGCGTGAGCTACCCCTGGTATGGAAACACCACAGAAACTGTGACCCTGGTCGGGCCCACTAACAAGATCTCCAGGTTCTCGGTGAGCATGAATGACAATTTCTACCCCAGCGTGACGTGGGCTGTCCCTGTGAGCAACAGTAATGTGCCGCTGCTGACCAGGATTAAAAGGGACCAGAGCTTTACCACGTGGCTGGTGGCCATGAACACCACCACCAAGGAAAAGATCATCTTGCAGACTATAAAGTGGAGGATGCGAGTGGACATTGAGGTCGATCCCatgcagctgctggggcagcggGCACGGCTGGTGGGAAGGActcagcaggagcagccccggATCCTCAGCAGGATGGAGCCCATCCCACCAAACGCACTAGTGAAACCCAATGCCAACGATGCCCAAGTCCTCATGTGGAGACCCAAGCGAGGCCAGCCTATAGTTGTGATACCTCCCAAGTAG
- the PRKAB2 gene encoding 5'-AMP-activated protein kinase subunit beta-2 isoform X1, which yields MGNTTSERVSGERHGSKSHRSDGSGAPHPAKEHPHKIMVGSTDDPSVFSSHDSKIPGDKEFVSWQPDLEESVKPSQQARPTVIRWADGGKEVFISGSFNNWSTKIPLIKSHNDFVAILDLPEGEHQYKFFVDGQWVHDPSEPVVTSQMGTINNLIHVKKSDFEVFDALKVDSLESSETSGRDLSSSPPGPYSQEMYVYRPEERFKSPPILPPHLLQVILNKDTNISCDPALLPEPNHVMLNHLYALSIKDGVMVLSATHRYKKKYVTTLLYKPI from the exons ATGGGGAACACCACCAGTGAGCGAGTGTCTGGGGAGCGCCATGGCTCCAAGTCCCACCGCTCGGATGGTTCCGGTGCCCCGCACCCTGCCAAGGAGCACCCACACAAGATCATGGTGGGCAGCACCGACGACCCCAGTGTTTTCAGCTCCCACGACTCCAAG ATTCCTGGGGACAAGGAGTTTGTGTCATGGCAGCCAGATCTGGAGGAGTCAGTGAAACCATCCCAACAAGCTCGTCCCACTGTCATACGCTGGGCCGATGGAGGCAAAGAGGTCTTCATCTCCGGATCTTTCAACAACTGGAGCACCAAGATCCCGCTCATCAAGAG CCACAACGACTTTGTTGCTATCCTGGACCTCCCAGAAGGAGAGCACCAGTACAAATTTTTTGTGGACGGCCAGTGGGTCCATGACCCATCTGAG CCTGtggtcaccagccagatgggGACGATTAACAACCTGATTCACGTCAAAAAGTCTGACTTTGAGGTGTTCGATGCTTTGAAGGTGGATTCCCTGGAGAGCTCAGAAACCTCAGGTCGGG ACTTATCAAGCTCACCACCTGGTCCTTACAGCCAAGAGATGTACGTATACCGGCCTGAGGAGCGCTTCAAATCCCCACCCATCCTCCCGCCTCACCTCCTCCAGGTTATCCTCAACAAGGACACCAATATCTCG TGTGACCCAGCGCTGCTGCCCGAACCCAACCACGTCATGCTCAATCACCTCTACGCGCTCTCCATCAAG GACGGCGTGATGGTGCTCAGTGCCACGCATCGCTACAAGAAGAAGTACGTCACCACGCTGCTGTACAAGCCCATCTGA
- the LOC142085091 gene encoding flavin-containing monooxygenase 5-like isoform X1, which translates to MVRATRQRPSRGSPPAAGLPPAATPVAAGRDPAVEGSMAKRVAIIGAGSSGLCAIKACLQEGLEPVCFERTGDIGGLWRFEERPEEGRASIYRSVIINTSKEMMCFSDFPIPEDFPNYMHNSKIMEYFRMYAQHFDLLRHVRFRTSVCRVAKRPDFATTGQWEVVTESQGKQEEAIFDAVLVCTGHHTEAHLPLSAFPGIQKFKGHYLHSRDYKDARDFKDKRVVVIGIGNSGSDLSVEISQTAKQVFLSTRRGAWILNRVGDQGYPIDTIFATRMKMFLQNLLSHSMVSDFVEKQLNARFDHSHYGLKPKHRILDQHPTVNDDLPNRIISGRVLVKPNVQEFTETSAIFEDGTREDIDAVVFATGYSFSFPFLEGCVKVVKNQIPLYKFMFPPNLEKPTLAFIGLIQPLGAIMPISELQCRWATRVFKGLNKLPPRHNMEADIKQKREAMAKRYVKSQRHTIQVDYIPYMDELACQVGVKPNLLTLFLTDPKLALEVAFGPCTPYQYRLRGPGEWAGAREAILTQRQRIIKPLQTRHVEERPSAPAVPLIFKLVGAVAVLAVIFAYL; encoded by the exons ATG GTCAGGGCAACCCGGCAGAGACCCTCGCGCGGCTCCCCGCCTGCCGCTGGCCTTCCCCCGGCTGCCACTCCCGTGGCCGCAG GCAGAGACCCGGCGGTGGAGGGCAGCATGGCGAAGAGGGTGGCCATCATCGGAGCGGGCAGCAGCGGGCTGTGCGCCATCAAAGCCTGCCTGCAAGAGGGGCTGGAGCCCGTCTGCTTCGAGAGGACCGGGGACATCGGAGGACTCTGGAGGTTTGAG GAGCGCCCCGAGGAGGGCCGCGCCAGCATCTACCGCTCCGTCATCATCAACACCTCCAAGGAGATGATGTGCTTCAGCGACTTCCCCATCCCCGAGGACTTCCCCAACTACATGCACAACTCCAAGATCATGGAGTACTTCCGCATGTACGCCCAGCACTTCGACCTGCTCCGCCACGTCCGTTTCAGG ACCAGCGTGTGCCGTGTGGCCAAGCGCCCCGACTTTGCCACCACGGGCCAGTGGGAGGTGGTGACGGAGAGCcaggggaagcaggaggaggccATCTTCGACGCCGTGCTGGTGTGCACCGGGCACCACACCGAGGCACACCTCCCGCTGAGCGCCTTCCCAG GCATCCAGAAGTTCAAGGGCCACTACCTCCACAGCCGAGACTACAAGGATGCCCGGGATTTCAAGGACAAGAGGGTCGTTGTCATCGGGATTGGGAACTCCGGGTCGGACCTGTCTGTGGAGATCAGCCAAACGGCCAAGCAG GTCTTCCTTAGCACCCGCCGGGGCGCATGGATCCTCAACCGAGTTGGAGATCAGGGCTACCCCATCGACACCATCTTCGCTACCCGCATGAAGATGTTCCTGCAGAACCTGCTGAGCCATTCCATGGTGAGCGACTTCGTAGAGAAGCAGCTGAACGCGAGGTTCGACCACTCACACTACGGCCTGAAGCCAAAGCACAG GATCCTTGACCAGCACCCGACCGTCAACGATGACCTGCCCAACCGCATCATTTCGGGTAGGGTGCTGGTGAAGCCGAATGTCCAGGAGTTCACGGAGACGTCTGCCATCTTTGAGGATGGCACCAGGGAAGACATCGACGCCGTGGTCTTTGCCACGGGATAcagcttctccttccccttcctcgaGGGCTGTGTGAAGGTGGTGAAGAACCAGATCCCCCTCTACAAATTCATGTTTCCCCCCAACCTGGAGAAGCCGACGCTGGCTTTCATTGGCCTCATCCAGCCCCTGGGCGCCATCATGCCCATCTCCGAGCTCCAGTGTCGCTGGGCCACCCGCGTCTTCAAGG GGCTGAACAAGCTGCCCCCACGGCACAACATGGAGGCTGACATCAAGCAGAAGAGAGAAGCGATGGCAAAGCG GTATGTGAAGAGCCAGCGCCACACCATCCAGGTGGATTACATCCCCTACATGGATGAGCTCGCCTGCCAGGTGGGGGTCAAGCCCAACCTGCTCACCCTCTTCCTCACCGACCCCAAGCTGGCGTTGGAGGTGGCCTTTGGGCCCTGCACGCCGTACCAGTACCGCCTGCGGGGCCCCGGTGAGTGGGCGGGCGCCAGGGAGGCCATCCTCACACAGCGGCAGCGCATCATCAAGCCCCTGCAGACGCGGCATGTGGAGGAGCGCCCCTCGGCCCCTGCCGTGCCCCTCATCTTCAAGCTGGTCGGGGCCGTGGCCGTCCTCGCCGTCATTTTTGCTTACTTGTAG
- the LOC142085092 gene encoding flavin-containing monooxygenase 5-like: protein MAAQRVAIIGAGVSGLCALKCCLEEGLVPTCFERSGDIGGLWRFEEHPEEGRASIYRSVIVNTSKELMCFSDFPIPEDFPNYMHHSKIMAYFRMYAQHFDLLRHVRFRTTVCRVAKRPDFATTGQWEVVTESQGKQEEAIFDAVLVCTGHHTEAHLPLSAFPGLEKFEGWYLHSRDYKSSQPFSGKRVIVVGTGNSGVDIAVELSNSAKQVFLSTKRGTWVMHRVGDGGYPFDFIYLSRFMQFLNNVLPQGTNSFLLEKKLNARFDHALYGLQPRHRILDQHPTISDDLPNRIISGRVLVKPNIQEFTETSAIFEDGTREDIDAVVFATGYSFSFPFLEGCVKVVKNQIPLYKFVFPPNLEKPTLAFIGLTQPLGAFMPVSELQCRWATRVFKAPASSSPGLQDLPPSANMLADITQTKEEMAKRFVKSQRHTIQVDFIPYMDQLACQVGVKPNLLALFLTDPKLALEVVFGPCTPYQYRLRGPGKWAGAREAILTQRQRVVRPLQTRAGDHPPRSSTVPHIFKVFFSIGLIVATLVYVLLSP from the exons ATGGCTGCCCAGCGAGTAGCCATCATAGGGGCCGGTGTCTCTGGCCTGTGTGCCCTGAAATGCTGCCTGGAGGAGGGGCTGGTACCCACTTGCTTTGAGAGGAGCGGAGACATCGGGGGGCTCTGGCGCTTCGAG GAGCACCCCGAGGAGGGCCGCGCCAGCATCTACCGCTCTGTCATTGTCAACACCTCCAAGGAGTTGATGTGCTTCAGCGACTTCCCCATCCCCGAGGACTTCCCCAACTACATGCACCATTCCAAGATCATGGCGTACTTCCGCATGTACGCCCAGCACTTCGACCTGCTCCGCCACGTCCGTTTCAGG ACCACCGTGTGCCGCGTGGCCAAGCGCCCCGACTTTGCCACCACGGGCCAGTGGGAGGTGGTGACGGAGAGCCAGGGCAAGCAGGAGGAGGCCATCTTCGACGCCGTGCTGGTGTGCACCGGGCACCACACCGAGGCACACCTCCCGCTGAGCGCCTTCCCAG GGCTGGAAAAGTTTGAGGGCTGGTACCTGCACAGCCGGGACTACAAGAGCTCACAGCCCTTTTCAGGGAAGCGGGTGATCGTGGTTGGCACCGGGAATTCAGGCGTCGACATCGCAGTGGAGCTGAGCAACTCAGCCAAGCAG gtCTTCCTCAGCACCAAGCGTGGGACCTGGGTGATGCACCGGGTGGGGGATGGCGGATACCCTTTCGACTTCATCTACCTCAGTCGCTTCATGCAGTTCTTAAACAACGTGCTGCCTCAAGGCACCAACAGTTTTCTTCTGGAGAAGAAGCTGAATGCCCGCTTCGACCATGCACTCTATGGTCTCCAGCCCCGGCACCG GATCCTTGACCAGCACCCGACCATCAGCGATGACCTGCCCAACCGCATCATTTCGGGCAGAGTGCTGGTGAAGCCAAACATCCAGGAGTTCACAGAGACATCTGCTATCTTCGAGGATGGCACCAGGGAAGACATCGATGCCGTGGTCTTTGCCACGGGATAcagcttctccttccccttccttgaGGGCTGTGTGAAGGTGGTGAAGAACCAGATCCCCCTCTACAAATTCGTGTTTCCCCCCAACCTGGAGAAGCCGACGCTGGCTTTCATTGGCCTCACCCAGCCCCTGGGCGCCTTCATGCCCGTCTCCGAGCTCCAGTGTCGCTGGGCCACCCGCGTCTTCAAGG CCCCGGCCTCTTCTTCCCCAGGGCTCCAGGACCTGCCGCCATCTGCCAACATGCTGGCAGACATCACGCAAACCAAGGAGGAAATGGCCAAGCG GTTCGTGAAGAGCCAGCGCCACACCATCCAGGTGGATTTCATCCCCTACATGGACCAGCTCGCCTGCCAGGTGGGGGTCAAGCCCAACCTGCTCGCCCTCTTCCTCACCGACCCCAAGCTGGCGTTGGAGGTGGTCTTCGGGCCCTGCACGCCGTACCAGTACCGCCTGCGGGGCCCGGGCAAGTGGGCGGGCGCCAGGGAGGCCATCCTCACCCAACGGCAGCGTGTGGTCAGGCCCCTGCAAACCAGAGCTGGGGACCATCCTCCCCGCTCCAGCACCGTGCCCCACATCTTCAAGGTCTTCTTCAGCATTGGTTTGATTGTGGCCACTCTTGTCTATGTCTTGCTCTCTCCTTAA
- the FAM78B gene encoding protein FAM78B isoform X1 has product MGCLQSVACKARVRREQIVVSDVSATIEPAATAIEESSPVVLRYRTPYFRASARVLMPPIARRHTWVVGWIQACNHMEFYNTYSDLGVSSWELPDLREGRVKAISDSDGVSYPWYGNTTETVTLVGPTNKISRFSVSMNDNFYPSVTWAVPVSNSNVPLLTRIKRDQSFTTWLVAMNTTTKEKIILQTIKWRMRVDIEVDPMQLLGQRARLVGRTQQEQPRILSRMEPIPPNALVKPNANDAQVLMWRPKRGQPIVVIPPK; this is encoded by the exons ATGGGGTGCCTGCAGAGCGTGGCCTGCAAGGCGCGGGTGCGTCGGGAGCAGATCGTGGTGTCGGACGTGTCGGCCACCATCGAGCCGGCGGCCACCGCCATCGAGGAGAGCTCGCCGGTGGTGCTGCGGTACCGCACGCCCTACTTCCGCGCCTCGGCCCGCGTCCTCATGCCGCCCATCGCCCGGCGGCACACCTGGGTGGTGGGCTGGATCCAGGCCTGCAACCACATGGAGTTCTACAACACCTACAGCGACCTCGGCGT GTCAAGCTGGGAGCTGCCCGACCTGCGAGAAGGAAGAGTTAAAGCCATCAGCGATTCGGATGGCGTGAGCTACCCCTGGTATGGAAACACCACAGAAACTGTGACCCTGGTCGGGCCCACTAACAAGATCTCCAGGTTCTCGGTGAGCATGAATGACAATTTCTACCCCAGCGTGACGTGGGCTGTCCCTGTGAGCAACAGTAATGTGCCGCTGCTGACCAGGATTAAAAGGGACCAGAGCTTTACCACGTGGCTGGTGGCCATGAACACCACCACCAAGGAAAAGATCATCTTGCAGACTATAAAGTGGAGGATGCGAGTGGACATTGAGGTCGATCCCatgcagctgctggggcagcggGCACGGCTGGTGGGAAGGActcagcaggagcagccccggATCCTCAGCAGGATGGAGCCCATCCCACCAAACGCACTAGTGAAACCCAATGCCAACGATGCCCAAGTCCTCATGTGGAGACCCAAGCGAGGCCAGCCTATAGTTGTGATACCTCCCAAGTAG
- the LOC142085091 gene encoding flavin-containing monooxygenase 5-like isoform X2 yields MAKRVAIIGAGSSGLCAIKACLQEGLEPVCFERTGDIGGLWRFEERPEEGRASIYRSVIINTSKEMMCFSDFPIPEDFPNYMHNSKIMEYFRMYAQHFDLLRHVRFRTSVCRVAKRPDFATTGQWEVVTESQGKQEEAIFDAVLVCTGHHTEAHLPLSAFPGIQKFKGHYLHSRDYKDARDFKDKRVVVIGIGNSGSDLSVEISQTAKQVFLSTRRGAWILNRVGDQGYPIDTIFATRMKMFLQNLLSHSMVSDFVEKQLNARFDHSHYGLKPKHRILDQHPTVNDDLPNRIISGRVLVKPNVQEFTETSAIFEDGTREDIDAVVFATGYSFSFPFLEGCVKVVKNQIPLYKFMFPPNLEKPTLAFIGLIQPLGAIMPISELQCRWATRVFKGLNKLPPRHNMEADIKQKREAMAKRYVKSQRHTIQVDYIPYMDELACQVGVKPNLLTLFLTDPKLALEVAFGPCTPYQYRLRGPGEWAGAREAILTQRQRIIKPLQTRHVEERPSAPAVPLIFKLVGAVAVLAVIFAYL; encoded by the exons ATGGCGAAGAGGGTGGCCATCATCGGAGCGGGCAGCAGCGGGCTGTGCGCCATCAAAGCCTGCCTGCAAGAGGGGCTGGAGCCCGTCTGCTTCGAGAGGACCGGGGACATCGGAGGACTCTGGAGGTTTGAG GAGCGCCCCGAGGAGGGCCGCGCCAGCATCTACCGCTCCGTCATCATCAACACCTCCAAGGAGATGATGTGCTTCAGCGACTTCCCCATCCCCGAGGACTTCCCCAACTACATGCACAACTCCAAGATCATGGAGTACTTCCGCATGTACGCCCAGCACTTCGACCTGCTCCGCCACGTCCGTTTCAGG ACCAGCGTGTGCCGTGTGGCCAAGCGCCCCGACTTTGCCACCACGGGCCAGTGGGAGGTGGTGACGGAGAGCcaggggaagcaggaggaggccATCTTCGACGCCGTGCTGGTGTGCACCGGGCACCACACCGAGGCACACCTCCCGCTGAGCGCCTTCCCAG GCATCCAGAAGTTCAAGGGCCACTACCTCCACAGCCGAGACTACAAGGATGCCCGGGATTTCAAGGACAAGAGGGTCGTTGTCATCGGGATTGGGAACTCCGGGTCGGACCTGTCTGTGGAGATCAGCCAAACGGCCAAGCAG GTCTTCCTTAGCACCCGCCGGGGCGCATGGATCCTCAACCGAGTTGGAGATCAGGGCTACCCCATCGACACCATCTTCGCTACCCGCATGAAGATGTTCCTGCAGAACCTGCTGAGCCATTCCATGGTGAGCGACTTCGTAGAGAAGCAGCTGAACGCGAGGTTCGACCACTCACACTACGGCCTGAAGCCAAAGCACAG GATCCTTGACCAGCACCCGACCGTCAACGATGACCTGCCCAACCGCATCATTTCGGGTAGGGTGCTGGTGAAGCCGAATGTCCAGGAGTTCACGGAGACGTCTGCCATCTTTGAGGATGGCACCAGGGAAGACATCGACGCCGTGGTCTTTGCCACGGGATAcagcttctccttccccttcctcgaGGGCTGTGTGAAGGTGGTGAAGAACCAGATCCCCCTCTACAAATTCATGTTTCCCCCCAACCTGGAGAAGCCGACGCTGGCTTTCATTGGCCTCATCCAGCCCCTGGGCGCCATCATGCCCATCTCCGAGCTCCAGTGTCGCTGGGCCACCCGCGTCTTCAAGG GGCTGAACAAGCTGCCCCCACGGCACAACATGGAGGCTGACATCAAGCAGAAGAGAGAAGCGATGGCAAAGCG GTATGTGAAGAGCCAGCGCCACACCATCCAGGTGGATTACATCCCCTACATGGATGAGCTCGCCTGCCAGGTGGGGGTCAAGCCCAACCTGCTCACCCTCTTCCTCACCGACCCCAAGCTGGCGTTGGAGGTGGCCTTTGGGCCCTGCACGCCGTACCAGTACCGCCTGCGGGGCCCCGGTGAGTGGGCGGGCGCCAGGGAGGCCATCCTCACACAGCGGCAGCGCATCATCAAGCCCCTGCAGACGCGGCATGTGGAGGAGCGCCCCTCGGCCCCTGCCGTGCCCCTCATCTTCAAGCTGGTCGGGGCCGTGGCCGTCCTCGCCGTCATTTTTGCTTACTTGTAG